The Devosia sp. YIM 151766 genome includes a region encoding these proteins:
- a CDS encoding methyl-accepting chemotaxis protein, which produces MLGLPFGGKTAGRNAAAKVAAIMRSQAVIEFEMDGTIITANENFLQVMGYGLDEIAGRHHSLFCDAELVASAEYQQFWAGLKRGEYQSATYRRLAKGGKEVWIQASYNPVLDRSGKPVGVIKFATDVTAQKQQDADREAQINAISQVQAIISFNLDGHVISANENFLTTLGYAADEIVGQHHSMFCDPDHVGSVQYRQFWDKLRAGDYIAAEFQRFGKGGREVWIQASYNPIFDASGRVVKVVKFATDITERKRAEGIIDELTMSLARMAKGDLGGHIDAVFTGQYEALRGAFNDSLGQLHDIVAGLRQASRGVRTATAEILSGANDLSSRTTKQAATIEETSASVEQLSSTVNENARRAASASDKARQVAQNASDGGQVMGEATQAMSAIEASSARISNIIGLIDDIAFQTNLLALNASVEAARAGEAGKGFAVVAVEVRRLAQSAAEASSEVKALIEASAGEVRAGAQLVGKAAERLSDILAGADESATLIDAIARANQEQSGALAEVAVAVRQMDEMTQHNAALVEETNAAIEQTEAQASELDRIVAVFRTGAAAPAAEERAAAPAAEVRPLPPSGTSSKAGWRPYRPRRAWKAIALASRATMASEISAL; this is translated from the coding sequence ATGCTGGGATTGCCTTTTGGCGGGAAAACGGCCGGGCGCAATGCTGCGGCAAAGGTGGCGGCGATCATGCGCAGCCAGGCCGTGATCGAATTCGAGATGGATGGCACCATCATCACCGCCAACGAGAACTTTCTCCAGGTCATGGGTTATGGTCTGGACGAGATTGCCGGCCGGCACCATTCCCTGTTCTGCGATGCGGAGCTTGTTGCCAGCGCCGAATATCAGCAATTCTGGGCCGGCCTGAAGCGCGGCGAATACCAGTCGGCGACCTATCGGCGGCTCGCCAAGGGCGGGAAGGAAGTGTGGATTCAAGCCAGCTATAACCCGGTCCTGGATCGGTCCGGCAAGCCGGTAGGGGTGATCAAGTTTGCCACCGATGTCACCGCGCAAAAGCAGCAGGACGCCGACCGCGAGGCGCAGATCAATGCCATTTCCCAGGTGCAGGCGATAATCTCGTTCAACCTCGATGGCCATGTCATCTCGGCCAATGAGAACTTCCTGACAACGCTCGGTTATGCGGCAGACGAGATCGTGGGCCAGCACCATTCCATGTTCTGCGACCCCGATCATGTCGGCTCGGTGCAATATCGCCAATTCTGGGACAAATTGCGGGCCGGCGACTATATTGCTGCCGAATTCCAGCGCTTCGGCAAGGGCGGGCGGGAAGTGTGGATCCAGGCGTCCTACAATCCGATATTCGATGCCTCCGGCCGCGTCGTGAAAGTCGTCAAATTCGCCACCGACATCACCGAGCGCAAGCGGGCCGAAGGCATTATCGACGAATTGACCATGTCGCTGGCGCGCATGGCCAAGGGCGATCTCGGCGGCCATATCGATGCGGTGTTCACCGGCCAATACGAGGCCTTGCGGGGCGCCTTCAACGATTCCCTGGGTCAATTGCACGATATCGTCGCCGGCTTGCGCCAGGCATCGCGCGGCGTGCGCACGGCGACCGCCGAAATCCTATCCGGGGCCAACGACCTGTCCAGCCGCACCACCAAGCAGGCGGCGACCATCGAGGAAACCTCGGCCTCGGTGGAGCAATTGTCGAGCACGGTGAACGAAAATGCGCGCCGCGCCGCCAGCGCCAGCGACAAGGCGCGGCAGGTGGCGCAGAACGCTTCCGATGGCGGCCAGGTAATGGGCGAGGCGACGCAGGCCATGTCGGCCATCGAGGCGTCCTCGGCCAGGATTTCCAATATTATCGGGCTGATCGACGATATCGCCTTCCAGACCAACCTCTTGGCGCTCAATGCCTCGGTCGAGGCGGCGCGGGCCGGCGAGGCCGGCAAGGGCTTTGCCGTGGTGGCGGTGGAAGTGCGCCGGCTGGCGCAGAGCGCCGCCGAGGCTTCGAGCGAGGTCAAGGCGCTGATCGAGGCCAGTGCCGGGGAAGTGCGGGCCGGGGCGCAATTGGTCGGCAAGGCGGCCGAGCGCCTGTCCGACATATTGGCCGGTGCCGATGAAAGCGCCACCCTGATCGACGCCATTGCCCGCGCCAATCAGGAACAATCCGGGGCGCTGGCCGAGGTGGCGGTGGCGGTGCGGCAGATGGACGAGATGACCCAGCACAATGCAGCTTTGGTGGAAGAAACCAATGCGGCCATCGAGCAGACCGAGGCGCAGGCTTCCGAGCTCGACCGGATCGTGGCGGTGTTCAGGACCGGGGCGGCGGCGCCGGCGGCCGAGGAGCGGGCTGCCGCGCCCGCAGCGGAAGTGCGGCCATTGCCGCCGAGTGGAACGAGTTCTAAGGCCGGTTGGCGGCCTTACCGGCCCCGCCGCGCCTGGAAGGCGATTGCGCTCGCCAGCAGGGCGACGATGGCCAGCGAGATCAGTGCATTATAG
- a CDS encoding disulfide bond formation protein B, whose protein sequence is MINARPLDKFAAGLAFILGLATILGAIGSQLLGGLQPCELCLEQRLPYYWGLPTLAVILALWNRLPLPVWYIGMAIVTALFAWGAYLGLFHAGVEWGFWPGPAACSGVGGSLSLDALNDLQPVIGCDVVQFRFLGLSLAGYNALISLAIVALLASAIAFQARRGR, encoded by the coding sequence ATGATCAATGCCCGCCCCCTGGACAAGTTCGCCGCCGGTCTGGCTTTCATCCTCGGTCTTGCCACCATTCTGGGTGCCATTGGCAGCCAGCTTCTGGGCGGCTTGCAGCCCTGCGAACTCTGCCTCGAACAGCGGCTGCCCTATTATTGGGGCCTGCCCACACTGGCCGTCATCCTGGCCCTGTGGAACCGCCTGCCGCTGCCGGTCTGGTATATCGGCATGGCCATCGTCACGGCGCTCTTTGCCTGGGGCGCCTATCTCGGCCTGTTCCATGCCGGCGTCGAATGGGGTTTCTGGCCCGGTCCCGCCGCCTGTTCGGGCGTCGGTGGCAGCCTGTCCCTCGATGCGCTCAACGACCTCCAGCCGGTCATCGGCTGCGATGTGGTGCAATTCCGCTTCCTGGGCCTTTCGCTAGCCGGCTATAATGCACTGATCTCGCTGGCCATCGTCGCCCTGCTGGCGAGCGCAATCGCCTTCCAGGCGCGGCGGGGCCGGTAA
- a CDS encoding DUF72 domain-containing protein — MAKHGEVRTGTAGWVYAPWRGTFFPAGLVQKKELSYAASRLTSIEINATFRANQKPDSFARWAGETPDGFKFSIKGPQLVTHVRRLKNCGQELANFFASGPLALGDRLGPFVWQLPPNLAFDAQGLDAFLALLPADIDTYLALAGKSDGAKTPPYLDANGVTIIRHAIEPRHPSFNSPEADDLLRRYNVARVVADTAENPFRNLTADFAYCRLQGPARPDADGYEQADIADWAGTIANWRDHGHDVFAYFVHEDKLHAPANAIALRQALGFQRPGD; from the coding sequence ATGGCCAAGCACGGCGAAGTACGGACCGGTACGGCGGGATGGGTCTATGCGCCCTGGCGCGGCACCTTCTTTCCCGCCGGCCTGGTGCAGAAGAAAGAACTGTCCTACGCGGCCAGCCGCCTCACCAGCATCGAGATCAACGCCACGTTCCGCGCCAATCAGAAGCCGGACAGCTTTGCCCGCTGGGCCGGCGAGACCCCGGACGGGTTCAAATTCTCGATCAAGGGGCCGCAATTGGTGACTCATGTCAGACGCCTTAAAAATTGCGGGCAGGAACTGGCCAATTTCTTCGCCTCCGGTCCGCTGGCTCTCGGCGACAGGCTGGGCCCGTTCGTCTGGCAATTGCCGCCCAATCTTGCCTTCGACGCCCAAGGCCTCGATGCCTTCCTCGCGCTTCTGCCCGCCGATATCGATACCTATCTCGCTCTGGCCGGCAAGAGCGACGGCGCCAAAACGCCCCCTTATCTCGATGCCAATGGCGTCACCATTATAAGACACGCCATCGAACCGCGGCATCCAAGCTTCAACAGCCCCGAAGCCGATGATCTGCTGCGCCGCTACAATGTCGCCCGCGTCGTCGCCGATACCGCCGAAAATCCCTTCCGGAATCTCACCGCCGATTTCGCCTATTGCCGGCTGCAGGGCCCGGCCCGACCCGATGCGGACGGTTATGAGCAGGCCGACATCGCCGATTGGGCCGGCACCATCGCCAATTGGCGGGACCATGGCCACGATGTCTTCGCCTATTTCGTCCACGAGGACAAATTGCACGCCCCCGCGAATGCCATTGCCCTCCGCCAGGCGCTCGGGTTCCAGAGGCCGGGCGATTGA
- a CDS encoding thermonuclease family protein gives MHRTAIASLAAALLTGASPAAACEGLRMAPGGLVTEVVDGDTVLLDSGLAVRLIGTQAPKLPLGRDDVSAWPLAPEAKAALENLALRREVQLGYGGEEKDRYGRALAHLFVGSGDSLVWAQMHMIEAGLARVYSFPDNRRCLDQLLAGEARARAERLGIWTDPYYSVRAADRPDEWLDRAGGYELVEGRVLLADKNGPRVYLNFGRFWKEDFTAVIEAPALRLFERDGLDPLLLEGALVRIRGWVDDRDGPRIEVTHPEQIEVVARP, from the coding sequence TTGCACCGCACCGCCATCGCTTCCCTCGCCGCCGCCTTGCTGACGGGCGCGAGCCCTGCCGCCGCCTGCGAGGGGCTGCGCATGGCGCCGGGCGGCCTGGTGACCGAAGTGGTGGACGGCGACACCGTGCTGCTCGATTCGGGGCTGGCGGTGCGGCTGATCGGCACGCAGGCGCCGAAACTGCCCCTGGGGCGCGACGATGTCTCCGCCTGGCCATTGGCGCCGGAGGCCAAGGCGGCGCTGGAAAATCTGGCGCTGCGCCGCGAGGTGCAATTGGGCTATGGCGGGGAGGAAAAGGATCGCTACGGGCGGGCGCTGGCCCATCTCTTCGTCGGCAGCGGCGACAGCCTGGTCTGGGCGCAGATGCACATGATCGAAGCGGGCCTCGCCCGGGTCTATTCCTTTCCCGACAACCGGCGCTGCCTCGATCAACTTTTAGCGGGCGAAGCCCGCGCCCGGGCGGAGCGGCTTGGCATCTGGACCGATCCCTATTACAGCGTTCGTGCGGCGGATCGCCCGGACGAGTGGCTCGACCGGGCGGGCGGTTATGAACTGGTTGAAGGACGGGTGCTGCTCGCCGACAAGAACGGCCCGCGCGTCTATCTCAATTTCGGCCGGTTCTGGAAAGAAGACTTCACCGCCGTGATCGAAGCGCCGGCGCTCCGCCTGTTCGAGCGCGACGGGCTCGATCCCTTATTGTTGGAAGGCGCGCTGGTGCGCATACGCGGATGGGTGGACGATCGGGATGGTCCGCGCATCGAAGTGACCCATCCCGAGCAGATCGAGGTTGTGGCCAGGCCATGA
- a CDS encoding M48 family metalloprotease, whose translation MKALPGKKVLRLSVLAVSLVALAACSSLTGSNVSVGRTGDNPAPNVVPAGTEPDDEVIGRREHPRIIAAYGGVYEDRQAEIMVARIVGRLLAAANQPNAQFQVTILDTSEVNAFALPGGYIYVTRGILALASDTSELAAVLAHEIAHVTLRHARARTDKTRNTQIVDRVITGIFGGDTSTDATANRTRQSLAAFSQNQELEADREGIKFAGKAGYDSQAAARFLGVMSRFAAFSAGTTKGDDGFLSSHPSTPSRIETAMSTARGMFGNAGGGETDREGYLSAISGLAFGDSPAQGTIVGQRFIHSASKFTFSVPQGYTLQNSQSAVVGVAGDGEAVRFDSAAVQPNMALTDYLKSGWIAGLKADSVTAHNYNGIDMASGLAQTDQWFFRVAVMRLDGEVYRFIFAAKADSQRFEQGAETTIQSFRRTDPADLNQIRQLSIRLVTAKAGDNADNLARQMADIAGGRDLFYILNNLLPGDPVVAGQRYKIVAPR comes from the coding sequence ATGAAAGCGCTTCCGGGCAAAAAGGTGCTGCGTCTGTCTGTGCTGGCGGTGAGCCTGGTGGCGCTCGCCGCCTGTTCGTCGCTGACCGGCTCCAATGTCAGCGTCGGGCGGACCGGCGATAATCCGGCGCCCAATGTCGTGCCGGCGGGCACCGAGCCGGACGACGAAGTCATCGGCCGGCGCGAGCATCCGCGCATCATTGCCGCCTATGGCGGGGTCTATGAGGACCGGCAGGCCGAAATCATGGTGGCGCGGATCGTCGGCAGGCTCCTGGCCGCAGCCAACCAGCCCAATGCCCAGTTCCAGGTGACCATTCTCGATACCTCGGAGGTCAATGCCTTTGCCCTGCCCGGCGGCTATATCTATGTGACGCGCGGCATCCTGGCTTTGGCGTCCGACACCAGCGAGCTGGCCGCGGTGCTGGCGCACGAGATTGCCCATGTGACACTGCGCCACGCGCGGGCGCGCACCGACAAGACGCGCAATACCCAGATCGTCGACCGGGTCATTACCGGGATTTTCGGCGGCGACACCTCCACCGACGCCACCGCCAACCGCACGAGGCAATCGCTGGCCGCCTTCAGCCAGAACCAGGAATTGGAGGCCGATCGCGAGGGCATCAAATTCGCCGGCAAGGCGGGCTACGATTCCCAGGCCGCCGCGCGGTTCCTCGGAGTGATGAGCCGCTTCGCCGCCTTTTCGGCCGGCACCACCAAGGGCGATGACGGCTTCCTGTCCTCGCACCCTTCCACTCCCTCGCGCATCGAAACCGCGATGAGCACGGCGCGCGGCATGTTCGGCAATGCCGGCGGCGGCGAAACCGACCGGGAAGGCTATCTGTCGGCCATTTCCGGCCTCGCTTTCGGCGACAGCCCGGCCCAGGGCACGATCGTGGGCCAGCGCTTCATCCATTCGGCGTCCAAATTCACCTTCTCGGTGCCGCAGGGCTATACGCTGCAGAATTCGCAGAGCGCCGTGGTGGGCGTGGCCGGCGACGGCGAGGCCGTTCGCTTCGACAGCGCCGCAGTGCAGCCCAATATGGCGCTGACCGATTATCTGAAATCGGGCTGGATCGCCGGCCTCAAGGCCGACAGCGTCACCGCCCATAATTACAACGGCATCGACATGGCCTCGGGCCTGGCCCAGACCGATCAATGGTTCTTCCGCGTGGCGGTGATGCGGCTCGATGGCGAAGTCTACCGGTTCATCTTCGCCGCCAAGGCCGACAGCCAGAGATTCGAGCAGGGCGCCGAGACCACGATCCAGAGCTTCCGGCGCACCGATCCCGCCGATCTCAACCAGATCAGGCAGCTCTCGATCCGGCTGGTGACCGCCAAAGCCGGCGACAATGCCGACAATCTGGCACGGCAGATGGCCGATATCGCCGGCGGCCGGGACCTGTTCTACATTCTCAACAATCTGCTGCCCGGCGACCCGGTCGTGGCCGGGCAACGCTACAAGATCGTGGCGCCGCGCTGA
- a CDS encoding (deoxy)nucleoside triphosphate pyrophosphohydrolase translates to MSEKPLLLVVACALVDADRRVLIAQRPEGKAMAGLWEFPGGKLEPGETPEAALIRELREELAVETRQACLAPVSFASHAYENVHLLMPLYVCRKWQGTPQALEHAALKWVRPQLLRDYAMPPADEPLIAALCDLL, encoded by the coding sequence ATGTCCGAAAAGCCGCTGCTGCTCGTTGTTGCCTGCGCCCTGGTCGATGCCGACCGCCGCGTGCTGATCGCCCAGCGCCCCGAGGGCAAGGCCATGGCGGGACTGTGGGAATTCCCCGGCGGCAAGCTCGAGCCGGGCGAGACGCCCGAGGCCGCCCTGATCCGCGAATTGCGCGAGGAACTGGCGGTCGAAACCAGGCAGGCCTGCCTGGCGCCGGTCTCCTTTGCCAGCCATGCCTACGAGAATGTCCACCTGCTGATGCCGCTTTATGTCTGCCGCAAATGGCAGGGAACCCCGCAGGCGCTCGAACATGCCGCCCTCAAATGGGTCAGGCCGCAGCTCCTGCGCGATTATGCCATGCCGCCGGCGGACGAGCCGCTGATCGCGGCGCTTTGCGACCTCCTGTGA
- the argJ gene encoding bifunctional glutamate N-acetyltransferase/amino-acid acetyltransferase ArgJ produces MAALPVSPLAPKTYPDLPPIAGVRFATAEAGIKYKNRTDILLMAFDEGTIVTGVLTRSKCSSAAVDWCRANLPGGLARGLVVNSGNANAFTGIKGRHSVEMTAEIAARALGCTTAEIFLASTGVIGEPLDPGKFVGVLDETATRLAETPWIEPARAIMTTDTYPKLSGAVLEIDGVEVRINGIAKGSGMIAPDMATMLAFVVTDMPIAAPVLQALLARHNQTSFNAITVDSDTSTSDTLLAFATGKAPVDAINSLDDPRAEIFGQALADVLFELAIHVVRDGEGATKQVAIHVEGAVSNGSAFRIAKAIADSPLVKTAIAGEDANWGRVVMAVGKAGEPADRDRLAIRFGDLVVARDGERAPGYDEAATSAYMKGEDLELTVSLGLGEGGATVYTCDLTHGYISINGDYRS; encoded by the coding sequence ATGGCCGCCCTTCCGGTTTCCCCCCTTGCCCCCAAAACCTATCCGGATCTGCCCCCCATTGCCGGCGTGCGCTTCGCCACCGCCGAGGCGGGCATCAAGTATAAGAACCGCACTGACATATTGCTGATGGCCTTTGACGAGGGCACCATCGTCACCGGCGTCCTCACCCGCTCCAAGTGCTCTTCCGCCGCCGTCGACTGGTGCCGGGCCAACCTGCCGGGCGGCCTCGCGCGCGGCCTGGTGGTCAATTCGGGCAATGCCAATGCCTTTACCGGGATCAAGGGCAGGCACAGCGTCGAAATGACGGCCGAAATCGCCGCCAGGGCCCTTGGATGCACCACCGCCGAAATCTTCCTCGCCTCCACCGGCGTCATTGGCGAGCCGCTCGATCCCGGCAAATTTGTCGGCGTGCTCGATGAAACCGCTACCCGCCTGGCCGAAACGCCCTGGATCGAGCCGGCCAGGGCCATCATGACCACCGATACCTATCCCAAGCTCTCCGGCGCCGTGCTGGAGATCGACGGCGTCGAGGTCAGGATCAACGGCATCGCCAAGGGCTCGGGCATGATCGCGCCGGACATGGCCACCATGCTGGCTTTCGTCGTCACCGACATGCCCATCGCCGCTCCCGTCCTTCAGGCATTGCTCGCCAGGCACAACCAGACCAGCTTCAACGCCATCACCGTCGACAGCGACACCTCCACCTCCGATACCCTGCTCGCCTTCGCCACCGGCAAGGCCCCGGTGGACGCCATCAACAGCCTCGATGATCCCCGCGCCGAAATCTTCGGCCAGGCGCTCGCCGATGTGCTGTTCGAACTCGCCATCCACGTGGTCCGCGACGGTGAAGGCGCCACCAAGCAGGTCGCCATTCACGTCGAAGGCGCGGTTTCCAATGGCAGCGCCTTCCGCATCGCCAAGGCCATTGCCGATTCTCCCCTGGTGAAGACCGCCATTGCCGGCGAAGACGCCAATTGGGGCCGGGTCGTCATGGCGGTGGGCAAGGCCGGCGAACCCGCCGACCGCGACCGGCTGGCCATCCGCTTCGGTGACCTGGTGGTGGCCAGGGATGGCGAGCGCGCGCCCGGCTACGACGAAGCCGCCACCAGCGCCTATATGAAAGGCGAAGATCTGGAGCTGACCGTCAGCCTCGGCCTGGGGGAGGGGGGCGCGACCGTCTATACCTGCGACCTCACCCATGGTTATATCAGTATCAACGGCGATTATCGCAGCTAG
- the secA gene encoding preprotein translocase subunit SecA: MALAMLARKIFGTPSDRQVKQYQGKVAAINALEPELAKLTDDELRARTAEFRARLDQGAKLADLVVPAFATVREASKRALGMRHFDTQLIGGMVLNDRAIAEMRTGEGKTLVATLPMYLNALTGKGAHLVTVNDYLVKRDAAWMGQIYAFLGLTTGTIVPGLNDAERKAAYACDITYGTNNEFGFDYLRDNMKYTRAQMVQRGHEFAIVDEVDSILIDEARTPLIISGPSEDRSDLYMKVDALMPAIGEDDYELDEKHRSATLTDQGVEKLEAAFAEAGLLKGGSMYDVENVILVHHANSALRAHKLFRKDKDYIVRNDEVVIIDEFSGRMMPGRRYSEGLHQALEAKEHVKIQPENQTLASITFQNYFRLYKKLAGMTGTAATEAEEFADIYSLGVTTVPTNLPVQRIDEDDAIYRTAAEKFDAIADLIKQCQERGQPVLVGTTSIEKSEMLADILRKKNVGQMNVLNARHHEQEAFIVADAGLPGAITIATNMAGRGTDIQLGGNLEMRIERETDGLEGEARERKIEEIKARIAEDKQQALAAGGLMVIGTERHESRRIDNQLRGRSGRQGDPGHSKFFLSLQDDLMRIFPIESMDSMLGKLGLEQGESITHPWVTKAIERAQGKVEARNFDIRKNILKYDDVMNDQRKVIFEQRLEFMDAEDVSETIAEMRHDVVGNVVAKAIPPRAYPEQWNTEQLAAAAKTYLNIDIPAAEWAAEDGIDAEAVEERIGQAADAVMQAKEEKYSASIMRQVEKSILLQSVDGLWREHLVMLDHLSKVVGWRGVAQRDPLNEYKQEAYELFQAMLGNLRELVTTQLSHIELQLRQEPPPPQAPDMNRLTSTHIDPTTGENDAGGDAVASRDGLPPIDPKLLQGVSRNAPCPCGSGKKFKHCHGAFA; the protein is encoded by the coding sequence ATGGCACTTGCTATGCTTGCCCGAAAGATTTTCGGGACACCCTCCGACAGGCAGGTCAAGCAGTATCAGGGCAAGGTGGCGGCGATCAATGCGCTCGAGCCCGAGCTCGCCAAGCTCACCGATGACGAGCTCAGGGCCCGTACCGCCGAGTTCCGGGCGCGGCTGGATCAGGGCGCCAAACTCGCCGATCTCGTCGTCCCCGCCTTCGCCACCGTTCGCGAGGCATCCAAGCGCGCTTTGGGCATGCGCCATTTCGACACTCAGCTTATCGGCGGCATGGTGCTGAACGACCGCGCCATCGCCGAAATGCGCACCGGTGAAGGCAAGACCCTGGTGGCGACCCTGCCGATGTATCTCAATGCCCTGACCGGCAAGGGCGCGCATCTGGTCACAGTCAACGATTACCTGGTCAAGCGCGACGCGGCCTGGATGGGCCAGATCTATGCTTTCCTCGGCCTGACCACCGGCACGATCGTGCCCGGCCTCAACGATGCCGAGCGCAAGGCCGCCTATGCCTGCGACATCACCTATGGCACCAATAACGAGTTCGGCTTCGACTATCTGCGCGACAACATGAAATATACCCGCGCCCAGATGGTGCAGCGGGGGCATGAATTCGCCATCGTCGACGAAGTGGACTCCATCCTTATCGACGAGGCCCGTACGCCGCTGATCATTTCCGGCCCCTCCGAGGACCGTTCCGATCTCTATATGAAGGTCGACGCCCTGATGCCGGCCATCGGCGAGGACGATTACGAACTCGACGAGAAGCACCGCTCCGCGACCCTGACCGATCAGGGCGTGGAAAAGCTCGAAGCCGCGTTTGCCGAAGCGGGCCTGCTCAAGGGCGGTTCCATGTATGACGTGGAAAACGTCATCCTCGTCCATCATGCCAATTCGGCATTGCGCGCCCACAAGCTGTTCCGCAAGGACAAGGATTATATCGTCCGCAACGACGAAGTGGTGATCATCGACGAATTCTCCGGCCGCATGATGCCCGGGCGCCGCTATTCGGAAGGCCTGCACCAGGCGCTCGAAGCCAAGGAACACGTCAAGATCCAGCCCGAAAATCAGACGCTGGCCTCGATCACCTTCCAGAATTATTTCCGCCTCTACAAGAAGCTGGCCGGCATGACCGGCACGGCGGCGACCGAGGCCGAGGAATTCGCCGACATCTACAGCCTAGGCGTCACCACCGTGCCGACCAATCTGCCGGTGCAGCGCATCGACGAGGACGACGCCATCTACCGCACCGCGGCGGAGAAGTTCGACGCCATCGCCGATCTGATCAAGCAGTGCCAGGAACGCGGCCAGCCGGTTCTCGTCGGCACGACCTCGATCGAGAAGAGCGAAATGCTCGCCGATATCCTGCGCAAGAAGAATGTCGGGCAGATGAACGTGCTCAATGCCCGTCACCACGAGCAGGAAGCCTTCATCGTCGCCGATGCCGGCCTGCCCGGCGCCATTACCATCGCCACCAATATGGCCGGTCGCGGCACCGACATTCAGCTCGGCGGCAATCTCGAAATGCGCATCGAGCGCGAGACCGATGGCCTGGAAGGCGAAGCGCGCGAGCGCAAGATCGAGGAGATCAAGGCCCGGATCGCCGAAGACAAGCAGCAGGCCCTCGCGGCCGGCGGCCTGATGGTCATCGGCACCGAGCGCCACGAATCCCGCCGTATCGACAACCAGTTGCGCGGCCGCTCCGGCCGCCAGGGCGATCCCGGCCATTCGAAATTCTTCCTGTCGTTGCAGGACGATCTGATGCGCATCTTCCCCATCGAGAGCATGGATTCCATGCTCGGGAAGCTGGGGCTCGAACAGGGCGAGAGCATCACCCATCCCTGGGTGACCAAGGCGATCGAGCGCGCCCAGGGCAAGGTCGAGGCCCGCAATTTCGACATCCGCAAGAACATCCTCAAATACGACGATGTGATGAACGATCAGCGCAAGGTGATCTTCGAGCAGCGTCTCGAATTCATGGATGCCGAGGATGTCAGCGAAACCATTGCCGAGATGCGCCATGACGTGGTCGGCAATGTCGTGGCCAAGGCCATTCCGCCCCGCGCCTATCCCGAACAATGGAATACCGAGCAGCTCGCCGCCGCGGCCAAGACCTATCTCAATATCGACATTCCCGCCGCCGAATGGGCCGCCGAGGATGGCATCGACGCCGAGGCCGTCGAGGAGCGCATCGGCCAGGCCGCCGACGCGGTGATGCAGGCCAAGGAAGAAAAATACTCGGCCTCGATCATGCGCCAGGTGGAGAAATCCATCCTGCTGCAATCGGTGGACGGGCTCTGGCGCGAGCATCTGGTCATGCTCGACCACTTGTCCAAGGTCGTCGGCTGGCGCGGCGTCGCCCAGCGCGACCCGCTCAACGAATACAAGCAGGAAGCCTATGAGCTGTTCCAGGCCATGCTGGGCAATTTGCGCGAATTGGTGACCACACAGCTCAGCCATATCGAGTTGCAGCTCCGCCAGGAGCCGCCGCCGCCCCAGGCCCCCGACATGAACCGGCTGACCTCGACCCATATCGATCCGACCACCGGCGAGAATGATGCCGGCGGCGATGCCGTTGCCAGCCGCGACGGCCTGCCGCCCATCGACCCCAAACTGCTCCAGGGCGTTTCCCGCAATGCCCCCTGTCCCTGCGGCTCGGGCAAGAAGTTCAAGCATTGCCACGGTGCCTTCGCCTGA
- a CDS encoding peptidylprolyl isomerase encodes MRKSNMRLIGAVGLAVLLSSSALTGAMAQDEAIANADAVVAMVGDDSITEADLAFAAEDMAQDLAQMPPEERRAFLVRVLIDMKVMSKAARDAGMDQTEIFAQRQKYLEERALRRAYFNEAIAGTITEEAARAEYDAFIQQFQPQDEVHASHILVETEEQADTLKAELDGGADFATLAREHSIDPGAANGGDLGFFGRGMMVQPFEEAAFALTDAGDVSEPVQSQFGWHIIQLTEKRQSAPPSFEQVAAQIQNQLLMRSFTARMDELMADVEITIEDAELKAAFEAQDAEADAE; translated from the coding sequence ATGCGGAAATCCAACATGCGCCTGATAGGCGCCGTCGGCCTCGCCGTCCTGCTGAGCAGCTCTGCCCTGACCGGCGCCATGGCTCAGGATGAAGCCATCGCCAATGCCGATGCGGTGGTGGCGATGGTAGGGGATGACAGCATTACCGAGGCGGACCTGGCTTTTGCCGCCGAGGACATGGCCCAAGACCTGGCGCAGATGCCGCCTGAGGAACGCCGGGCCTTCCTGGTGCGCGTCCTGATCGACATGAAGGTGATGTCCAAGGCGGCGCGCGATGCCGGCATGGACCAGACCGAGATTTTCGCCCAGCGGCAGAAATATCTCGAAGAACGCGCCCTGCGCCGGGCCTATTTCAACGAAGCCATTGCCGGCACGATCACCGAAGAGGCGGCGCGCGCCGAATATGATGCCTTCATCCAGCAGTTCCAGCCGCAAGACGAAGTGCATGCCAGCCATATCCTGGTCGAGACCGAGGAACAGGCCGATACGCTGAAAGCGGAACTGGATGGCGGCGCCGATTTTGCGACGCTGGCGCGCGAGCACTCCATCGATCCCGGCGCCGCCAATGGCGGCGATCTCGGCTTTTTCGGCCGCGGCATGATGGTGCAACCCTTCGAGGAGGCCGCTTTCGCGCTGACCGATGCCGGCGACGTCTCCGAGCCGGTGCAATCGCAATTCGGCTGGCACATCATCCAATTGACCGAAAAGCGCCAATCGGCGCCGCCAAGCTTCGAGCAGGTGGCGGCACAGATTCAGAACCAGCTCCTGATGCGCTCCTTCACGGCCAGGATGGATGAGCTGATGGCGGATGTCGAGATCACCATCGAGGACGCGGAACTCAAGGCCGCGTTCGAGGCGCAGGACGCCGAAGCGGACGCCGAATAA